TTGATAAGGATTTGACATCGGAAAAACAAGTAAGACAGGGTTGCAGTACAAGAAGACAGTATAAACATATAAGCATATAAACATATGTATAAGAAACTGAATGTCATACAACAGTAATAGGGTTCTTATGTAAGTTAAACGGACACACCTTGAAATGTCTAACATGAATCATGCGTTTCTAAGCCAAAAAtcgaatataaaaaaatttcaaaagtgTGTCCGTTGCATTCTTGGGCGATTTGTAGCCTTTAAAGGAATGATACGCCAACATCTGGTTGATACATACGTAGATTGTAGAAAATAATCTGCTCGATCTCTAACCCAATTCCAAGCTAGTTTTAGAAAAGGATTTTCGACAGGTTACAACATTTTTATCCTCACTAACAAGTAGGTTTTAAATGAGACTTTTTACAAGGCTTCTTCAGAGGAACTAAGCACACAATTCCGCAATTAGGCAGGATAACCACTGACGATTGTGAAGCACTGAGCTTTAGAGTGTTTAATGTTTAACTTGCGACATCGATATGTCGGGCAAGTCGTTAATAAAATCATATTGTGCTATATGGAGATGGATATTTGATATATCTTCTTTGGACCACGTAGTACCaagtatattaaaatcacctagaactaccaattggtcccaaTGGGAGAGCTTCTTTGCGGACAAATGACTTAAGTATTCTGGGAGTTCAGAAGACGGCGGAATGCAAGAGTACGTAATATAAACAGAGGTATTGGAAAATGGCAGCTTTACACATATGAATTCTACATTAAGGAACTAATCAAAAAGTAACTTCCCTGTCGTAAGGATAAAACTAACCGAAATTAAGATTCCACCTCGCCTGGAGGGACGATTGTTCCTGGATAttgtgtacatacctgggaacaCTTAAGAGTTTAGTATCTCCGGCTCTGTAAACACAATGATATGGAATGCAAAGGAAAGGCTATTAGTATACCATTTAGTTAGCTCGCTAAGCCAGCCTCTTGCATTTTGATAATAGATAATGAGGCtagatattataaaaaatatgatgAATTAGATAAGGATGATTGTAAAAAAGATTAGGAATTCGATAAAGAGGATGGTGATCTGTCCACGTGATGGAAGTTTAATTCGCACGTGACCTTTTTTTCCCATCTCCGATTCTCTTCTAACTGCAACATTTGAGTCGTTCTTCTTAGGCAGCCTGCCCTGCGCTTTGCGTTTTGGAGACTTCACTAGAAGCTTAAGGCTGCCAATGTTGCTCGGAATagcaaatcaaaaaaaaactatgCTAGCCACGCCAAAACAGCTGATCAGtcctttcaagccaccttgaGTTTGGCGCATAAGAGAGTTCGTTTCGTTCGCAAGAATAACAACAGTATTTTAGATTTTGGCCTTatctgtatatgtatatgtcgcattacgaatgtattttgaccactgtacgtgtcggtcatattattagcatggtttgaccactgtgcttgcaagacacagctgcgcaatgagtttggtatattgtgaggacattcttagaatttgactacaacgtagaatatgactggcgccaaagtaccgttacgagtgaggcgacagcgttgtcgcgctgtcgccaagtgtagtccagctagcgtgtgtaaaggatagatcgatgcgtagaaaatacgatcagttgcatacagacggTCGCGCACGctggttggaattcgcttcactcgaaaggtttatttgctaatatggaagatcaggagcaagaaaatgccaacgctgcgacatcagaagtgggatctgctttgcctacaaatatcaccgatgcatacctggcagctttacaagtgcaaaacaacaacctattggagatcatcaaaaatatgcagacaccaaaggcatcggcaactgatgaaaagggaaaacatatAACTCTCCCAAAGTTTCATCCTGAGGGAGGTGGTGCAGATGCCTCAGCTTGGTGTACAACAGTGGATCTTATTTTTGCTGATAAAATGCCCGAAGGTAGCAGCCTGATGATAACTTTAAGTAAGGCGCTAGAGGGAAGTGCATCACAATGGCTGTCCCAAATATGCTTTGCTGGCATCACATGGCCACAATTTAAAGAACTCTTCGTTCAACGCTTCGTTGGCATCGAAACGTCTGCTGCCACAATGATGAAAATTTTGAACGGGCGACCAAAATCTGGAGAAAGTTACACCGAATATGGAAGCCGAATCGTCACCTTACTTATgtccaaatttaaatctattgatcTGGAGGAAATTGCGGTTTCACTTACTCTGGCTCACATGGCACAAATTGATAACAAATTGTCGCGCTGGGTTTttacaaacaatattaaaactcgaaatgacatgcaacaacaactacaagcgCACACTACAACAGACCCGGAGCGTAAAAAGTCTAAGTATCTCTCTCAAGTGGAATGCAATTATTGTGGAAAGACTGGACATAAATATGCTGAATGTCGTGCTCCGCAGAGGtcacaaaatcaaagtcacAACGGAAGTTCAACGCAGGGATCAACAGTCAAATGTTTCAAATGCGACGAGTTTGGGCACTTCGCATCCGCCTGTCAAAAAGGACGATCACGAGGAAACGACCAAGTAACCGAGAAACGTGTTGACATCTGTACTGTAGCTCCACCATCAGGAATATTGTGAAGTTCAACCGGTGAGTCCGTTCCATACTTTTTTTGATTCCATATTGAAAGGATGAATAAGTGGTGCTGTGCTTATGAGTGGCAAGTTCTAGCTACGTAaagatttgtaattttaatttcataaataaaaaaaaaatcaatataagaaataagattCAATGTAGGCGACCATGTCTTGCTCAAGAGTGAAGAGTGGCATCAAACAAAGCTAAACCCAAGGGTTGGGGCCATATGTAATGGCGGAAAAGCTTGATGGTGACCGATATGTGTTGAGATCGTTGCAAGGAGTGCAGCAAGTGTGACAGTGTGACATAATAGAGACAAAAGAGAGAGAATGGTAAggtaaataatgaaaaaaagaaagaagtgTGGCAAGAGATACGATTACTGTTTGATCAAAAGAAATGaagaaataaaatgtaaattgtaaaaaaaaaaaaagctcgaGCAAGGCAAGGGATGCCGATATGTTatttgataaaaatgtttcggATATTGATGAAATAATGAAGTGAAGTTGAGGAATATAAGGAAAGCAACGAGAGGGCGATACTGACGCAGGTTGTACTGGGTATGGAGCGATCCTGTTACATAAAATTGATTAGATTTAACACAGAGGGTGCATGGTGCGCGTTTTTACAGGCATTTGATTTCGTATAGAGTATAGAAAAGGCGAGCGAATGGCGCATGTGGATTTTCTCTCTCGAAATCCAGTGCTTGAACAAGAGAAAGAAGAACAGCGAGAGACTGAGATACAAGATATAATTGTAAAGTTAAAGAATAATGAGTTACGTTATTATGCGTCTTGGATGGGAAAACACGCTGGACAAAGTCTATTGTTATTATCGGTTCGAAAATATGTCTAAATGTGTGTGATTCGTAGAAGAAGAAGCATTACATGTAAAGTTTCTAAGCCACTAGCGGGAAAAGTGCAGGCTGAGCTGCATCCTATTCCTAAAATAGAAGCCGAGTCTAGTCAGAGATCATGGCAGGATGCGTTGGCTGAAGTGCAGCTAGCAATGAATGGCACGATTAATCGTGTGACTAAGTTTAGCCCTTTGGAATTATTGATTGGTAAGGAAGATCGACCTTTTGGCTTGTTGCCGCTAAACGAAAATAACGATGATGAGGTAGACAAAGAAAATTTGAGAAAGGAGGCTAAAAAGAACATGTAAGCTCAAGCAGAATACGATAAAGATGAGTTATGTAAAGACAGGGGCAGCACAATAGGAGTTGTGTCTGTTGCCCAATAGAGAAACTGAAGACCGCATAGCAGAAGAGACTTGTTATGGCGGGGgtcgtttgtgtaaaaggaactacacaaaatataagttcagtttgtgtaaaaggaactacacaaaatataagttcagtttgtgtaaaaggaactacacaaaatataagttcagtttgtgtaaaaggaactacacaaaatataagttcagtttgtgtaaaaggaactacacaaaatataagttaattatgtgtaaaaggaactacactaaagataagttaattatttgtaaaaggaactacaaaatttgtttgatttgaaagattaagagaaaaatgtgttaaaggaATTACACGAGTGGTATGATTTGTTAAATTTGAGTTGTGTTacgaaaatttaagtaatttagtCATGTTATGATAAGACTAAAgttgaaactaatttgaatcagaaaaggattgaatggaaataattctttgaaatatccagggagtctttgaatcctgaagtgttatcacttatgtggtagatctaagacaacacacgaggacgtgtgttatgtcaggaaggccgtgtcgcattacgaatgtattttgaccactgtacgtgtcggtcatattattagcatggtttgaccactgtgcttgcaagacacagctgcgcaatgagtttggtatattgtgaggacattcttagaatttgactacaacgtagaatatgactggcgccaaagtaccgttacgagtgaggcgttgtcgcgctgtcgccaagtgtagtccagctagcgtgtgtaaaggatagatcgatgcgtagaaaatacgatcagttgcatacagacggTCGCGCACGctggttggaattcgcttcactcgaaaggtttatttgctaatatggaagatcaggagcaagaaaatgccaacgctgcgacatatatgtatttccaCATATTGTTCGGCCGCTAAAACTCTCTGTGCCAACAAGTCATATTTGTCTGCTCAGGCTTTTGTTTTGGAAGCAAACAAAATTTGTTTCCATAATGTTCTCAATTCGGACCACTGTACAtggaaacaaaaataaaaacttacaCGAAAACAGTTAAATGTACCGCAAGAGCGCAGTCTGACGCTAAAAACTTTGgtttttgtgtgggagagcaaGAGAGCGGGTGGACGTGCACAGTTAATGTGAAATGcacaaaaacaacaccaatCAGAACATAGGACAACGAAAGAGATAGTAAGCaaaatacaacaataaataaataatacatttgCTTGAAATGGTGCACAATTCAGAATAAACTAACTAGCGATACGAATTAAGGAATTTAATAAATGCCACCGTTGGAACAAATATAAATTCGGAGCACAGATATTACCACGACCATTCGCTTTGAAGTcggtattttatatatattgtatattttctaaattaaCACTTCTGTTAAACTCAGATATCCTTCCTATTAAAGATAGAAGAAACCCATTGGCCTCCGCTTAAAAAGGACTCCTTCTAACGAAGATCGGTAAAAATATTACCGTTAGTTCTAAACAAAACATGTGATGATGAGAGACTTAAATTCTCGACTTTATCACCTCCTATATATAACTAGTCGTTTACAACACTATTGAAAAAAGCCTAAATATTatgaccacgcccactcaagTCCTGTTTCTTTTTAACATgtaaaaaatttgaaaatgtgCGGTGTCAATTTATCacaataattttgattttgttttcgttttgattaacaaacaaaattctAAAGTTTAACTAATTAATTCTCATGCGGCGTACTTTGCGGTGGACAGTCAGTCTACCATGTTTCATTTAATTACGGGACAATCTGCCAAATAGTTGCAAAATGAGAATAGTTGGTCGGCAAACAGTaccaacaataataacaaggATAACAGCAGGACCAACAACAGTGCGCACAACCACAGCGACTACAAGCGACTAATTTTGAATGCAGGGACTGGACACGAAACAGAAAAAGGAGCATTTTAcaattttcgaaaaattaaATCAGAGTTTGTGGTGCTGGGAAAAACATGCAAGATACACCCCACCCCGAGCATGCACCATCATCGCCCGCAATCCCAAGCGAACCTCATGACGCCCACTCACACAGACGCGCAGAACACCCATATAAAGACATATGCATTCAACGGACGTagaaaaacatttataaacaCTCGATACAAAAACCCGGAATGGCGGTGGTACGGAGCTGAGAGGTGTGTGCCCCATACATCGCAGCTCAGACAACGAAAACTTGTTTAGCAACCGATTTTGGGGAGTGCGGTGAGTCGGTGCTTATCCTTGTCCTTGTCAGTGTGCCTGTAGTTGAGCACGGATTTGTAGGGTATGTGGTAACATTCAATACGTTGGTTTTTATATGCCGGCTAGGGGATACGAGTCTAGCCTATGCATGTGAAATCAGCTCTCATTACTTATTTCCACCATccaatatatatttctagatTTCATTTTGTGTTGCTGATATATGTTGGGACCTtctgtaattttttttttaagtgatAATGTGTAACGTTATGAAATAAAGTAAGAAAGTCTTGATAAAAACGCAAGAATATTAATTGTTTTCCCAGTTCTAACTACTCTATTTCAACTTTATTTAGCTCCTCCAGCGATACGAAATATGTTATGGCTTGGGATGTGTAGTGTAACCGTAGCCCGGACCTTGGATGCTGGCACACTGCCTAGGCAAGCCTGTTTGGAAGGTCGTCGTGAGTGAGAAGACACCCATCGCAGCCAAACGCTGGATGTTGCCGACTGGTTCTTTCTCGTCGCTTTCGGCTTCCTGTACGGAATATGTGGCCAAGTTTATCCACATGTTAACAGGATGCAGCGTCCTTGTAATAATTCTTGTTGAAGCGAGTCCTGCACTGTCTTCCAtaccaaattaaattttttatcgTTAAAAGTCCTAGCTCTCCTTCTGGAAAAACAGGAGCTGATCCCTGGATAGTTGATTTCGCTGCTGTTGTCGCCTTGTGTGTGCACAAATTCGGATAAGGTTAAGAAGTTTTAATGATATTGCTTTATAACAAAATCCAATTTAATATAACACTTAAAAGCATGTAAGTAATCAATTCACtgacattttaaattaatatagcAGATAGTagcagcatacagattctagagacatagacacagcgcaagtttgttgactgATGTTGCCGCGCACACTccaacgcccacaaaccgcacaaaactgtcatgcccacaattttgaaaaatgggTTGATATTTTTCACATTTGTATAATTGTTAcctttttttcgattttccaaaaaactttttccacgaccactctaacgccctaaatcTGCGAAACCGGTCACGCCCTCaatctttaaattttttctcattttattccccaatatctatcgatatcccagaaaaattatgaaatttggCGTTCGCATTagcactagctgagtaacggatATCTTATAGTTGGTAAACTCGACTTTAGAATTTTCTcttgttttaattaacaaaataaGAATACAAACAATCGGATGTGAATTTGATAACAATGATaaaagttttttgccaaatcgATGTCTCTAGAATATGTATGCTTGACCGTAaacttctagcttttatagatTCTGAGATCTCAACCTTCATGCAGACAGACATGGACAGATGGACTTGACTATCGGTCGtgattaagaatatatatactttatatggtcggaaacgcttctgCCTGTTACTTTTCAACGAGTCTAGTACACCCTTTTATTCTACGATAACGACTAAAATataactaaaatatttatgtgctTCTGTTTTGGGCAAGAGCCCCAATCACTGATTAATAATTCTGTATATCCTCTGCCACTATTCGCGTTAACTaaaaacaatataataataatattcgaTTCAGGTAACAGGTAGAAAGAAATCCATCCAACCCtataaagtatatacatatattcttgatcacgATCACTAGTGGAGTCAATCTGTCTTTCTGTTCGTATGAACGCGGTAATCTCGGAAACTAGAACTGTATTATGTCAAAAATTTGTTGAATTTTCGAAAAAGTTGAAAATTAGCTGCGGAACAAAGTAATAGTGAAATGGGATTGTAGAGTAGGAACCCCAATGGTGCTTTGCGGAAGCAAAAAGGTTTCCGTTCTGTCTTTTCAAACTTTTTACTGTTTCAGCAACCCTTACGTAGTTTCGCAAACCAACCCATGCAACACACGTGACAGCGGGAAGTGCCAACCAAGTATCATCATCTGACACATTCCAGATCTATCCCTTGGCCCGATTTCATCTCAGAGGTCGTAGAGCATTGATCAGAAGAGTAGAAAAGTTCGTTGTGCAACAATTACAATAAGCTGGATGGGACAACAGCTGGAGACAGATGTCGCTGCGTTGTCCGGCAGAGTCCTGGACAAAGGACTCTGTTTGCTATGCCGGATCGCCGCGTGGAGTGGAAACACTTTTCTTATTACACAATATACAATCATAATAACAATCATGGTAACAACAATGAAGGATTTTTCTCTGCCGCTCTTACGGCTGTGCCCCTTGGACGCTGCACGTGCGGAAATGTTTTGGTGCCGCAATAACAATGGGGACAACGACTTCATCCGCAGGAACGGGAACAAATGGTTAAAGTACAAAAGTTGTTCTGAGCTGAAGTTGCACTTTAGTGCTCTTCGGTGCATAAAGCGATGCGGCTTGACAAATTAGCGTCTTAATAAGGAGATGCTAGAACATGCATATATTTAATTGCACGGCGTGTGTAGCATTTTTTTATCATCAGGTGTATCTGATCTCAAAGCATAAAACGTCAACGTGTGGAGGTAATTGTGACCCACTAGAATATTGAAGAGTAAGTAGCTTAtgtcaaatatatatatatatttatatatatttgtgaTTCAGTATCTCAGTATCTCAAGTTGATCTAGCTTTAATCGTCTGTTCCTACTTACGCTGTGATCTCAGTAAATATATAAACGAGATGGACCGCCATTGTTAAGttccgactatcagataccccttACTTAGCTAGTGGGAGAAATTCATATTTAGAAACTGgccaaacaaataaaaatgtacaaCTTTGGTCTGTGAAAAATTTTTTTGGTATACCGATAGAAATTGGCcagacaaataataaaacgaaatATTAGCTgcgaaaacatttttcaaaattgttcGTGTGACAGTGTTTGGCGGTTtatgggcgttagagtggacgtggcaaaattTTGTTTGCATGTCGATAGAAATTAACTAGACAAATAACTGCCAAAAATATTGCAGGCCACGTCGAAATTTTTGAGAAATCCTAAATGGTTTTGTATTGGCAAGTTCTATCGAGCGGAATGCGTCCACCTTAACGCCCCGGAAAAAGCTTTCTCACCCACAATATTCAAATAGGtttggattttttattttaatatatattttttaaacgtatttctatcgatatttttaaaatattattttttctccGAATTTCTGGAGTTATTTcaaaagaattttgatttttctcgCTTGCATTTTCAtctgagtaatggatatcaATAGTCGAGGAACCCAAATACACCGTTTCTCTTTTATTTGTTATACTTTTATATTATTGCAGATAGTTACCGACTTTAGTCAGAAGATTGCATCGCATCAGTGGAtacattaaataatatattgcAGTACCAACAGCCGGGTCGATATAGCCATGTCCGCAAATCAACTTCTCAGTTAAAAAACAATCTGCATGAAACTTTTACAAAAGACTTCTTTCTATTGCAGGACAGGTGTGTCATGCGATAGGAATAGTTCGGAAAGAATAGAAAGAAATCAACTTTTGTTGCACTTGACCATAAAGTGTTCTTatgcaatatatatttatatatataataaaaagcaAGAGTGTATAAGATTTGAAGTTATTCAAAGCGCGTTTTAAAGCGtgaaaaactaaataaatgaTAAATACTGTCTAAACTTTATAACATTCTCCGATATGCGGACAGTCGccttaataaattaaattatatatagttaattattgttgttatcTCATCACACAATTCCGTATTGTGCTACTGCACGTGCATTGCGTTGGCAACTTTGGCAACTTTGGCAACTTTGGCAACTTACTAACGTCATATAATGTAAATGACAGATAAGTAGTTTTAGGCTTTTATAGCGGGTTCTGTGATACGCTGGCGTATTTATCGCCATTCATTTCCATCGTGATAATGATTAGCAAATTCAAATAAAGCACCTTGTATATCTCGGAGATGAAGCCATAAGACGCCGAAGGCATCCATCCCCACGCTTTAATTATAAGCACGGCATGCCTGCCCTTAGCGCACTTGTGTGACTATGCCATCGGTTATCTCTCAGCGCTTGATAACCGCCTTCTCAGTGGAAAAATGCCGTCGCCGTCGCGGAGAATGATATACGATCCGCAATACTTCATTCACCAGCATTCCGCTCACAAAAGCGCCATAAGACACACCACCCACGAAATACGCAATGGCAAAGCCAAAAGTCGGCGAATCGCTTCAGGAGCCATCATTAACGTTCTCAGAGGCGCCGCTAATGGCACACGAAAATGGCAAGCAGGTAAGGCAAAGGAACCCAAATTTCGTGGGAAATGTCCCAACAGTCCCCGTTTCCAGGAGGAGCGACCCCAGTGGAGCTGGGCCCTCAATTGGGCGGCAATCGGATCGTCGCTCGGCGCGGCGGTTCCCGTGGGCTATTGCACAGGAGTGATGAATAGTCCCGCTGAAGTGAGTACTCCTCAAATTTGTCAGCACTGCATTAATTCATCTCCCATTTGGCCAGCTCATGCGCTCCTGGTGCAACGAGACACTGATTGCCAGCTATGACCTGAACTTGAGCGATGCGGGTTTGGAAATACTGTGGTCTGCCATAGTCTCAATATTCCTCGTGGGAGGCGCCATCGGATCTGTTGTTGGAGCCACCATGGCCAACCGGTTCGGACGTCGCGGCTGCTTCTTCATCTGCGGCCTCCTTCTGGCGCTGGGAGCCATTAGCTTTTACGCCTGCCGACCCTTGGGTTCTGTGGAGCTACTGCTGCTGGGTCGGATGTTGGTTGGTCTGGCCGGCGGTCTGCTAACATCCTTTATGTCCATGTGGCACAGCGAAATCTCGGCTCTCTCCCAGCGCAGCACCATGGCTCCCCTCTGTCCAATGGGCTTGACCTTGGGAGTGGTGATTGCGCAGGTCTGCAGCCTGCGGTCGGTGCTCGGAGGTCCTGAGAACTGGCACTTGGGCCTCGCATTCTACGGTCTTCTCGTGCTTGTGTGTTATGCACCTTTCAGGTGGTATCCTGAGAGTCCCAAGTGGCTGTTCATCGTCCGAGGTCGCAAGGAGGATGCTCGTCGCCAGCTTCAGCTACTAAGGGGCTACACGGCTGGCAGCGCCGCACTGAAGGCCGAGATGGAA
This genomic interval from Drosophila mauritiana strain mau12 chromosome 2R, ASM438214v1, whole genome shotgun sequence contains the following:
- the LOC117137948 gene encoding solute carrier family 2, facilitated glucose transporter member 1, encoding MAKPKVGESLQEPSLTFSEAPLMAHENGKQEERPQWSWALNWAAIGSSLGAAVPVGYCTGVMNSPAELMRSWCNETLIASYDLNLSDAGLEILWSAIVSIFLVGGAIGSVVGATMANRFGRRGCFFICGLLLALGAISFYACRPLGSVELLLLGRMLVGLAGGLLTSFMSMWHSEISALSQRSTMAPLCPMGLTLGVVIAQVCSLRSVLGGPENWHLGLAFYGLLVLVCYAPFRWYPESPKWLFIVRGRKEDARRQLQLLRGYTAGSAALKAEMEEMEQESACEVQTSGLMQVLRDPQLRLPLIIVCAFLGGQQLSGINAIFYYSVSIFRKAGLSSQAAEWANLGAGSLNLFASMLGPVLLERVNRRPLMLFSTFFCTVFLLLFAVMLFFIESYSWFGMGCIGCIFLYIFFFQFGLGPMPFFIGAELFELATRPAAMSLGSLAYWLCNFIIGMAFPTMQNLWGALVFLPFSVTCLLIFCLTKRYLPETRGRDPSEVAPLVALGFKSKVMLPKQTSI